From Methanocalculus natronophilus, one genomic window encodes:
- a CDS encoding DUF4391 domain-containing protein: protein MFGIPSEYHAGIVTDVRKISLTHLKPAERRRFREALKELILEYVVKSDHIPSYVTETDSVMAVQFITVNVDAIRSAPFVCGILQRMIKTPCVLKVRGRREEMYSFALKRLNLMDKGSVVVDDEFLTWALPYGVPSADDGLIHTYASWDTVVNKTNLYSWYTEMMVKCYIITHRTIWSGMDGLLSSKVWYNTEDVMAMYTELKDLVKLTEQRGRSVTISQSAKLNRELRGIYERLRSFIEISN from the coding sequence ATGTTTGGGATCCCATCAGAATACCACGCCGGAATTGTTACTGATGTTCGTAAGATCTCTCTTACACATCTTAAACCAGCTGAGCGACGCCGGTTCCGCGAGGCTCTGAAGGAATTAATTCTGGAGTATGTCGTGAAGAGTGATCACATCCCATCCTATGTGACTGAGACCGATTCGGTTATGGCAGTGCAGTTCATCACTGTAAACGTAGATGCCATTCGGTCTGCACCTTTTGTCTGCGGAATTTTGCAGAGAATGATCAAAACACCCTGTGTTCTGAAGGTCAGAGGTAGAAGAGAGGAGATGTATTCCTTTGCCCTGAAACGACTGAATCTGATGGATAAGGGATCTGTTGTGGTTGATGATGAGTTCCTGACCTGGGCTCTCCCCTATGGTGTTCCGAGTGCTGATGATGGGTTAATCCATACATATGCAAGCTGGGATACCGTCGTCAATAAGACAAATCTGTATTCATGGTATACTGAGATGATGGTTAAATGCTATATTATCACACACCGGACTATTTGGTCCGGTATGGACGGTCTGCTCTCATCCAAGGTCTGGTATAATACTGAAGATGTCATGGCGATGTATACTGAACTCAAAGATCTGGTGAAACTTACCGAGCAGAGAGGCAGGTCAGTAACTATTAGTCAATCTGCCAAATTGAACCGGGAGTTGAGGGGTATATATGAGAGGCTGAGATCTTTCATAGAAATATCCAATTGA
- a CDS encoding site-specific DNA-methyltransferase, with translation MDEHKISSTVFNPASDNLRKLTALFPSIMKDGQVDFEALKAELGTFEEAGKEQYGLTWAGKQEAKKNAAEPVFGRTLKYVPKESKNLKATENLYIEGDNLEVLKLLQNSFMGKIKMIYIDPPYNTGNDFIFKDKFSVSERENSLAEGDIDEFGNRYIINTTQSGRYHANWLSMMYPRLRLAKNLLRDDGVIIVSIDDNEVHNLRHILNEIFGEESFVAMFPWRKRTAKSDVPFGISQDYEWLIAYAKSNTFIACIKGGTRRYYTTDDLPNRSWRVHDLTTQRDAGERPNSFFDMINPKNGKRYPANPNSVWRITKETFAKYYEENRIVFPGDYDFLNISKPVLRYFKEDDEQKAGELFGYVPVSTHLPENIGMTQNGTRDMRSLFDNRVFSFPKPVSIITFLIKITSAIYKDGIILDFFSGSATTAHAVMQLNAEDDGNRKFIMVQLPEVCPPDSEAARAGYKTISDIGKERIRRAGDKIVAESGKEIDIGFKVFKTADTNIRWIAQENGVQISQTHLDDTAKSVLDRRDFMPDATDIDVAYEILLRQWDIPLSATMETLIDIGQRTYCFADTVVVCLEEEVTREIVDKIASIEPMPHKVIFRDSAFGKNISLKLNTMERFDAMMKKHGEKTKQAYTVEFL, from the coding sequence ATGGACGAACATAAAATCTCAAGCACAGTTTTCAATCCGGCATCTGATAATCTCCGAAAATTAACAGCTCTCTTCCCCTCGATTATGAAGGATGGCCAGGTGGATTTTGAGGCACTTAAAGCCGAACTTGGAACATTTGAAGAAGCTGGAAAAGAGCAATACGGACTGACATGGGCAGGCAAGCAGGAGGCAAAAAAGAACGCCGCTGAACCAGTATTTGGTCGCACTCTGAAGTATGTCCCGAAAGAGAGTAAGAATTTGAAGGCGACAGAGAACCTCTATATTGAGGGGGATAACCTTGAGGTGCTTAAGCTCTTGCAGAACAGCTTCATGGGCAAGATTAAGATGATCTATATTGATCCTCCTTACAATACAGGGAATGATTTTATTTTTAAAGATAAATTTTCTGTATCTGAGAGAGAAAATTCCCTTGCTGAAGGGGATATTGACGAGTTTGGAAATCGTTATATCATCAATACAACACAATCGGGACGATATCACGCCAACTGGTTATCGATGATGTATCCTCGCCTTCGGCTTGCAAAGAATCTATTGAGGGATGATGGAGTAATAATTGTCTCAATTGATGATAATGAAGTTCATAATCTTCGTCATATTTTAAATGAAATTTTTGGTGAAGAGTCATTTGTTGCAATGTTCCCTTGGCGAAAAAGAACTGCAAAATCGGATGTTCCTTTTGGCATATCTCAGGATTATGAATGGCTCATAGCATATGCCAAGAGCAATACATTTATTGCTTGTATCAAAGGGGGTACACGAAGATATTATACGACAGATGATCTACCAAATAGATCGTGGAGAGTCCATGATTTAACTACACAAAGAGATGCGGGGGAAAGGCCAAATAGTTTTTTTGATATGATCAACCCAAAAAATGGCAAAAGATATCCTGCAAATCCTAATAGTGTTTGGAGAATTACAAAAGAAACGTTTGCGAAATATTATGAAGAGAACAGAATAGTATTCCCAGGTGATTATGATTTTTTAAATATTTCAAAACCTGTCTTAAGATATTTTAAGGAAGATGATGAGCAGAAGGCAGGAGAATTATTTGGCTATGTCCCTGTCAGTACTCATCTTCCTGAAAACATAGGTATGACACAAAACGGAACAAGGGATATGAGAAGTTTATTTGACAATAGAGTTTTTTCCTTTCCCAAACCAGTAAGTATTATAACATTTCTAATAAAAATAACATCCGCGATATATAAAGACGGTATTATCCTCGACTTCTTCTCCGGTTCAGCAACCACAGCCCATGCTGTGATGCAACTCAATGCCGAAGATGATGGAAACCGAAAATTCATAATGGTTCAGCTCCCTGAGGTATGCCCGCCGGATTCAGAAGCCGCTCGAGCCGGATACAAGACAATATCCGACATAGGGAAAGAACGCATCCGTCGTGCCGGTGACAAGATCGTGGCCGAATCCGGGAAAGAGATTGACATTGGCTTCAAAGTCTTCAAAACTGCTGATACGAATATCCGCTGGATTGCCCAGGAGAACGGAGTGCAGATCTCCCAGACACATCTTGATGACACCGCAAAGTCCGTTCTCGATCGTCGTGACTTTATGCCGGATGCAACCGACATTGATGTAGCATATGAAATTCTCTTAAGGCAATGGGATATTCCGCTCTCAGCTACGATGGAAACCCTCATAGATATCGGCCAGAGGACATACTGCTTTGCAGATACTGTTGTTGTATGCCTTGAGGAAGAGGTGACACGGGAGATCGTTGATAAGATCGCTTCGATCGAACCGATGCCCCATAAGGTGATCTTCCGGGATAGCGCCTTTGGCAAGAACATCAGTCTGAAACTCAATACGATGGAGCGTTTTGACGCCATGATGAAGAAACATGGGGAGAAGACAAAACAGGCCTATACTGTTGAGTTCCTCTGA
- a CDS encoding DEAD/DEAH box helicase family protein — MTDKITFHFDDSLDYQLDAIRSTVGLFEGQEKAEGTTIYRQSRTELGGSLERNPRISLGGRRILDNLRSIQFQNSLNPDDSLDNHNYSIEMETGTGKTYVYLRTILELYKTYGFRKFIIVVPSIAIRMGVEKSIEQLNDHFKALYDGLDIKSRSFVYTSSALGKLRDSFTSSPELSVAIMNIQAFNKDTNIIRQEREGRDPTWDLLKDVQPIVIIDEPQKIEGTQRRTSSSLKAINDLEPQFILRYSATHKQLYNQIYRLSSYDAYDKGIVKKIEVKTVYGEVPKDFPYIRYVKFTNDLRAKLEIFSRDPEHGIVKKQFNVLKGNSLFELSGELSQYRDMIVHTNPHKIEGVTISSRYGQRGLFPEDTTSNKTSITIKSGMAEFIKLSEGDCTYNEELTDDIVTRVQIRIAIRTHLDKQFAILDAGKQIKALTLFFIDSVKKVRDDDAPDGRGEYLKLFDEEYQNIINEDKYRTAFKKYEQYFPEYTDILQVREGYFARDKSGKAVEPESSSRRGETEAVEDSYKGKSKEDIERGISLILERKEDLISFKTPLAFIFSHSALREGWDNPNIFTICTLKQGNSDIAKKQELGRGLRLPVDTNGERCLEEKINWLTVIANAYYEDFAKHLQSDFNAESGFDKDTVTMRELKATLIDAGIPVEKITQDLVTSFHKELRSNSIINSKDKLTGDATKISDMVFQDETLLEHAIGIRRSFVDVMKNKGSTKVLIKNGDVPDATNEYHSYMDEDGFKQLLLNLKMRMEKRTYYEVEIDSDAFIQRASRKISTLLRRPEFTKQQITVTEARLGMEDTGQARLSESVEQYETEEATHFQQKKTDFQIVNYIMSQTRLPRMAIYSILGELEPEEKEYLRNQDILDIVATELRKELQDAKAERVIGYHIISGYVFDENTLFESDVIDPDLLEEEKKVYSTDPSKRKALHKYYRTDSSGEWTFADHLEHDDNVLLFTKLHKGGFVIDTPYGHYSPDWAVIYRNGDSAQLYFVVETKFQKEKQGLSGIECCKIKCGELHFKAVANDIQFIYAKDYLDFRSKAFVG; from the coding sequence ATGACAGATAAGATTACCTTTCATTTCGATGATTCTCTCGACTATCAGCTTGATGCAATCCGATCCACCGTTGGTCTTTTTGAGGGGCAGGAGAAGGCTGAGGGTACAACCATATATCGTCAGAGCAGGACCGAGCTTGGGGGCTCGCTTGAACGAAATCCCCGAATCAGTTTAGGAGGGCGTAGAATTCTTGATAATCTCCGTTCCATCCAGTTCCAGAACAGTCTGAATCCCGATGACAGTCTCGATAATCACAATTACTCTATCGAGATGGAAACTGGAACAGGAAAGACCTATGTCTATCTTCGGACGATCCTTGAACTCTATAAGACATATGGATTCAGGAAGTTCATCATCGTTGTTCCCAGTATCGCCATCAGGATGGGTGTTGAAAAAAGTATTGAACAGCTGAATGATCACTTTAAAGCGCTCTACGACGGACTCGATATCAAATCGCGATCCTTTGTATATACCTCAAGTGCTCTTGGAAAGCTTCGGGATAGTTTTACTTCAAGTCCGGAGCTCTCCGTTGCCATAATGAATATCCAGGCATTTAACAAAGATACAAATATCATACGACAGGAACGCGAGGGAAGAGATCCCACATGGGATCTGCTCAAAGATGTTCAGCCGATTGTCATAATTGATGAACCACAGAAGATCGAAGGGACACAGAGGAGAACCAGCTCATCATTAAAGGCAATTAATGACCTTGAGCCACAATTTATTCTCAGATACTCAGCAACCCATAAACAGCTCTATAATCAGATATACCGGCTGAGTTCGTATGATGCCTATGATAAAGGTATTGTAAAAAAAATTGAAGTCAAGACGGTCTATGGAGAAGTGCCAAAAGACTTCCCTTATATTCGTTATGTAAAATTCACCAATGATCTCAGAGCAAAACTTGAAATTTTCTCTCGGGATCCGGAGCATGGTATCGTCAAAAAGCAGTTCAATGTACTGAAAGGAAATTCCCTCTTTGAACTTTCAGGTGAGCTCTCCCAGTACAGGGATATGATTGTTCATACCAATCCACATAAAATTGAAGGTGTCACAATCAGCAGCAGATATGGTCAGAGGGGGCTTTTTCCTGAGGATACCACATCTAATAAAACGTCCATCACTATCAAGAGCGGAATGGCTGAGTTCATCAAGCTTAGTGAAGGTGATTGCACCTACAATGAAGAATTGACCGATGATATTGTCACCCGTGTTCAGATACGAATAGCTATCAGAACACACCTTGACAAACAGTTCGCTATCCTTGATGCAGGTAAACAGATCAAGGCACTCACTCTCTTTTTCATTGATTCAGTCAAAAAGGTTCGTGATGACGATGCACCTGATGGTCGGGGAGAGTACTTGAAGTTATTTGATGAAGAATATCAGAATATCATAAATGAGGATAAATACAGAACTGCATTCAAAAAATATGAACAATATTTCCCGGAATATACCGATATCCTTCAGGTCAGAGAAGGCTATTTTGCACGAGATAAAAGTGGAAAGGCTGTTGAACCTGAATCATCTTCCCGAAGAGGCGAAACCGAAGCTGTGGAGGATAGTTATAAGGGTAAATCAAAAGAGGATATCGAGCGGGGAATATCCCTTATCCTCGAGAGGAAAGAAGATTTAATATCCTTCAAAACCCCTCTTGCTTTCATCTTCTCGCATTCAGCTCTTCGGGAAGGATGGGATAACCCCAATATCTTCACAATTTGTACTCTTAAACAAGGAAATTCCGATATAGCCAAAAAACAGGAGTTAGGACGAGGACTTCGTCTCCCGGTTGACACGAATGGAGAACGATGTCTTGAGGAAAAGATCAACTGGCTCACCGTTATTGCAAATGCATATTATGAGGACTTTGCAAAACACCTTCAATCTGACTTTAATGCTGAAAGTGGTTTTGATAAAGACACTGTAACCATGAGAGAGCTGAAAGCCACGTTGATTGATGCCGGAATTCCTGTGGAGAAGATTACGCAGGACCTCGTCACCTCATTTCACAAAGAACTACGAAGTAACTCAATTATAAACTCAAAAGACAAGCTTACCGGAGATGCTACAAAGATCTCGGATATGGTATTTCAAGACGAAACTCTCCTCGAACACGCAATTGGAATCAGACGTTCTTTTGTTGATGTGATGAAGAATAAGGGTTCCACAAAAGTTCTTATCAAAAACGGAGATGTGCCCGATGCAACAAATGAATATCACTCCTATATGGATGAGGATGGTTTTAAGCAACTTCTCCTGAATCTAAAAATGCGAATGGAGAAAAGAACATATTATGAGGTTGAAATTGATTCAGATGCGTTTATTCAAAGAGCCTCCAGAAAAATTTCAACTCTCCTGAGACGACCGGAGTTCACGAAGCAACAGATTACCGTGACAGAGGCACGGCTTGGGATGGAAGATACTGGTCAGGCACGGCTTAGTGAATCAGTTGAACAATATGAAACCGAAGAGGCAACGCATTTTCAGCAGAAGAAAACCGATTTCCAGATTGTCAATTATATTATGAGCCAGACAAGACTTCCACGAATGGCAATATATTCGATTCTTGGAGAGCTTGAACCCGAAGAAAAGGAATATCTAAGAAACCAGGATATCCTTGATATTGTCGCTACGGAGCTGCGAAAAGAACTCCAGGATGCAAAGGCAGAGCGGGTTATTGGATACCATATCATAAGCGGATATGTTTTTGATGAGAACACACTCTTTGAATCGGATGTGATTGATCCGGATCTTTTAGAAGAAGAGAAGAAAGTATATTCAACTGATCCGAGTAAACGAAAAGCTCTCCATAAATACTATCGGACAGACAGTTCCGGTGAATGGACCTTTGCAGACCATTTGGAACATGATGATAATGTACTGCTCTTCACCAAACTTCATAAGGGTGGCTTCGTTATTGATACTCCCTATGGGCATTATTCCCCCGATTGGGCGGTCATCTACAGAAATGGTGATTCGGCTCAGCTCTACTTTGTTGTTGAAACGAAATTTCAAAAAGAAAAACAAGGTTTGAGTGGAATAGAGTGTTGTAAGATAAAGTGTGGAGAATTACATTTCAAGGCCGTTGCTAATGACATTCAATTTATCTATGCTAAGGATTACCTGGACTTCCGGAGCAAGGCATTTGTAGGTTGA
- a CDS encoding DNA/RNA helicase domain-containing protein, with translation MCTLIPPFTPGSGKTLVGLRFAYETSIDGDTSKNHAVFLSGNGPLVKVLQHALNDKIFVQDVHGFLRQYGGSMTKTPSEHMWIYDEAQRAWDKDHVQEKRGAPISEPEDFLSIGERMDSWTFMIALIGEGQEIHLGEEAGIIQWNEAIAKMKESWTIHCPEKIKPVFSSAGSIKTNTFLDLSASLRSHIAEDVTTWIHSLLRGDLDTSHHLADKMYLQGFDGYVTRDINDAVSYVRARYRSELDKRFGFLASSKAKNLPKHGIHNEYNYTQNLRVGPWYNDPSTSKYSCCALRDVATEFACQGLELDFPIVCWGDDLRWNGGSWRSPQTTSRAKAKDPHKLRLNSYRVLLSRGRDGFIVFVPDEANMTSTYNALIQAGLRVLPVQST, from the coding sequence TTGTGCACTTTGATCCCGCCATTTACACCGGGTTCTGGCAAGACACTTGTTGGCCTCCGATTTGCGTACGAAACCTCGATCGATGGAGATACAAGTAAAAATCATGCAGTCTTTCTCTCTGGAAATGGGCCGCTTGTAAAGGTGCTTCAACATGCGTTGAATGACAAAATATTTGTTCAGGATGTACATGGCTTCCTTCGTCAATATGGAGGGTCGATGACGAAAACTCCCTCCGAACATATGTGGATCTATGATGAGGCTCAGCGAGCATGGGATAAAGATCATGTACAAGAGAAGAGGGGAGCTCCCATCTCCGAACCCGAAGACTTCCTCTCCATAGGGGAACGTATGGATTCTTGGACATTCATGATTGCTCTTATCGGAGAAGGTCAGGAGATCCATCTTGGAGAGGAGGCTGGGATCATCCAATGGAATGAAGCAATAGCAAAAATGAAAGAGTCATGGACCATCCATTGTCCTGAGAAGATCAAACCGGTCTTTTCAAGTGCTGGATCAATCAAGACCAATACATTCCTCGACCTATCTGCATCTCTTCGGTCTCATATTGCTGAGGATGTCACGACATGGATTCATTCTCTATTACGTGGTGATCTGGATACGAGTCACCATCTGGCCGATAAAATGTATCTCCAAGGCTTTGACGGATACGTAACCCGAGATATCAATGATGCCGTTAGCTATGTTAGAGCTCGGTACAGAAGTGAATTGGATAAGCGTTTTGGCTTCTTAGCCTCTTCAAAAGCGAAAAATCTCCCGAAGCATGGAATCCATAATGAATATAATTATACACAGAATCTGCGAGTAGGTCCATGGTATAATGATCCCTCAACATCCAAATACTCGTGTTGTGCCCTTCGTGATGTCGCGACGGAGTTTGCCTGTCAAGGTCTCGAGCTTGACTTTCCAATAGTCTGCTGGGGTGATGATCTTCGGTGGAACGGAGGGTCATGGCGCTCTCCCCAAACAACGAGTAGAGCCAAAGCAAAAGATCCGCATAAACTCAGATTAAATAGCTATCGAGTTCTGCTTTCAAGGGGGAGGGATGGTTTCATCGTATTCGTGCCAGATGAAGCGAATATGACAAGCACCTATAATGCTCTCATTCAGGCTGGACTAAGGGTCTTACCGGTACAAAGTACATAA
- a CDS encoding HIT family protein — protein sequence MSPGQSVMHLHLHVIPRYVGDMEEPKGGVRGVIPEKMGY from the coding sequence ATCAGCCCCGGCCAGAGCGTGATGCACCTGCATCTGCATGTGATCCCCCGGTATGTCGGGGATATGGAGGAGCCGAAGGGCGGGGTGAGAGGGGTTATTCCGGAGAAGATGGGGTATTGA
- a CDS encoding type II toxin-antitoxin system HicA family toxin yields MKIPRNISGTELIQLLSAKGYRLVHQTGSHAKLKMIANGKPHTITVPLHDPIHIGTFRKILKDVADHLQIPISKLVEELFYP; encoded by the coding sequence ATGAAAATCCCTCGAAATATCAGTGGCACTGAATTGATACAGCTGCTTTCTGCGAAAGGGTACAGGCTTGTTCACCAGACAGGGAGTCATGCAAAACTCAAAATGATAGCGAATGGAAAACCTCACACAATTACCGTTCCACTTCATGATCCGATACATATTGGAACGTTTCGAAAAATACTCAAAGACGTCGCTGATCATTTGCAGATTCCAATCAGCAAACTTGTAGAGGAACTTTTTTATCCTTGA
- a CDS encoding HIT family protein has protein sequence MPSTSYSLYSIVKKVSPLHLHTCPFCDPAPSDIVLANDLAYARFDLYPVSPGHLLLIPFRHVASFFEATEDEQAALLSLVHDARRLLDDRYAPDGYNIGVNIGAAAGQSVMHLHVHVIPRYAGDMEEPKGGVRGVIPGKMGY, from the coding sequence TTGCCTTCAACAAGTTATAGTCTGTATTCCATCGTTAAGAAAGTATCACCTCTCCATCTCCACACCTGCCCCTTCTGCGACCCCGCCCCCTCCGACATCGTCCTCGCAAACGACCTCGCCTACGCCCGGTTCGACCTCTACCCGGTCAGCCCCGGCCACCTCCTCCTCATCCCCTTCCGGCACGTGGCCTCCTTCTTCGAGGCAACCGAAGACGAGCAGGCCGCCCTCCTCTCCCTCGTCCATGATGCCCGTCGGCTGCTCGATGACCGATATGCTCCCGACGGCTATAATATCGGCGTGAACATCGGGGCGGCGGCCGGCCAGAGCGTGATGCATCTGCACGTGCATGTGATCCCGCGGTATGCCGGGGATATGGAGGAGCCAAAGGGCGGGGTCCGGGGGGTTATTCCGGGGAAGATGGGGTATTGA
- a CDS encoding type II toxin-antitoxin system VapC family toxin, protein MGIIDEIEGDLIYLDTNIVIYALEGYPEYVPLLTDLFSAIDEGDLTAATSELTLAEALIKPMMDGNSSLEKLYMDTLSSSSTLSIIPIDRSILIEAARLRARVETLHLPDAIHLATARIHQCNPFITNDRRLRNLPDVNVVLLSESGSGHGVNQ, encoded by the coding sequence ATGGGAATAATCGATGAGATAGAAGGGGATCTGATATATCTTGATACCAATATCGTTATTTATGCACTTGAAGGATATCCAGAGTATGTTCCTTTGCTAACTGATCTCTTCTCAGCCATTGATGAAGGAGATCTTACAGCAGCAACCAGTGAACTAACACTCGCAGAAGCTCTCATTAAACCAATGATGGACGGAAATTCATCTCTAGAGAAACTCTATATGGATACATTATCATCTTCATCTACACTTTCTATCATCCCTATTGATCGTTCTATACTTATTGAGGCAGCACGACTCCGTGCCAGAGTCGAGACCCTGCATCTCCCTGATGCCATACACCTGGCAACAGCCAGAATACATCAATGCAATCCATTTATCACAAATGATCGAAGATTACGAAATTTGCCGGATGTAAATGTTGTTCTTCTCTCAGAATCTGGCTCTGGTCATGGTGTGAATCAGTGA
- a CDS encoding nucleotidyltransferase family protein produces the protein MSIQVPRRTNDPIISQLEAVVPHLRKRFGVARIGFFGSVVRGDDHPDSDIDLLVEFAPGEATFRNFMELVYYLEELFGRNVDLVTDQGLSKYIRHTVEKEVVWCEG, from the coding sequence ATGAGCATTCAGGTTCCCCGGCGGACAAACGATCCCATCATCAGCCAGCTTGAAGCAGTCGTTCCCCATCTCAGAAAGCGTTTTGGTGTTGCCAGAATCGGATTCTTTGGATCGGTGGTGCGGGGAGATGACCACCCGGATAGTGATATCGATCTGCTGGTTGAATTTGCACCTGGAGAGGCAACTTTTCGTAACTTCATGGAGTTAGTCTATTATCTCGAGGAACTCTTTGGCCGTAATGTAGACCTCGTGACCGATCAGGGATTAAGCAAATATATCAGGCACACTGTTGAAAAGGAGGTTGTCTGGTGTGAAGGGTGA
- a CDS encoding serine hydrolase domain-containing protein, translated as MTWMIMPFCARIPYLPILILLVLGCSIISGCIQTPEPVSLEHDSHLRSPPPSVDASLQKIVSEGVTKSGIPGAVVGIVTPDWRWSHAAGYASLSPEIPAEPGMHFFIASVTKPFVAVSILQLAEEGKLALDDPISSYLPVEIAEAIAKSDEITIRQLLDHTSGIADYDERSLILEEYENPGHIVSYEQGMWDAIHAGPLYDPGMGYTYSNANYILLTLIIDRTSGTSYEEYVKEHIFTPVGMKNTTVHRTNRLPDPYMHAIEVDDDGSIMDFSTLHKHYDRGSGDMVSTAADLNAFHTALVSGRLINSSSIAQMRTTSPQSERDINMGALGSGKQSYGAGYEYIIIPPGEPGELTLYGHTGGYAGASTFWYYLEAEDTYLVLHANSSIKAAAIYYEILLPLLQFLTEENPAEN; from the coding sequence ATGACATGGATGATCATGCCTTTTTGTGCCCGGATACCCTATCTCCCAATCCTGATACTGCTCGTATTGGGATGCAGCATCATATCCGGTTGTATCCAAACTCCTGAGCCTGTTTCTCTGGAGCATGATTCACACCTGAGATCTCCACCACCGTCAGTTGATGCCAGCCTCCAGAAAATCGTCTCAGAAGGCGTCACAAAATCCGGCATCCCCGGTGCAGTTGTCGGGATTGTCACGCCAGACTGGAGATGGAGCCATGCGGCAGGGTATGCCTCTCTCTCACCTGAGATACCGGCTGAACCCGGGATGCATTTCTTCATCGCAAGTGTGACAAAGCCTTTTGTTGCAGTTTCGATCCTTCAGCTTGCCGAAGAGGGAAAACTAGCCCTCGATGATCCGATCAGCTCCTATCTTCCAGTTGAGATTGCAGAGGCGATCGCAAAGAGCGATGAGATAACAATCCGCCAGCTCCTTGACCATACAAGCGGTATTGCGGATTATGATGAACGATCCCTGATTCTCGAGGAGTATGAGAACCCCGGACACATCGTTTCCTATGAGCAGGGCATGTGGGATGCTATTCATGCAGGCCCACTCTATGATCCGGGGATGGGCTATACCTATTCGAATGCGAATTACATTCTCCTCACACTGATCATTGACAGGACATCAGGCACCTCGTACGAGGAGTATGTGAAAGAACATATTTTCACTCCGGTTGGGATGAAGAATACGACAGTCCACCGCACCAACAGGCTGCCGGATCCGTACATGCATGCTATAGAGGTAGATGATGATGGCAGTATAATGGATTTCAGCACTCTCCATAAACACTATGATCGGGGTTCGGGGGATATGGTGAGTACGGCTGCCGATCTCAATGCCTTTCATACAGCTCTTGTCTCAGGCAGGCTGATCAATTCTTCATCGATTGCGCAGATGAGGACAACCTCACCACAATCAGAGAGGGACATTAATATGGGGGCTCTTGGGTCTGGAAAACAGAGCTATGGAGCTGGGTATGAATATATTATCATACCACCCGGTGAACCAGGAGAACTGACCCTCTATGGCCATACCGGGGGATATGCTGGTGCATCTACATTCTGGTACTATCTTGAAGCAGAGGATACCTATCTCGTACTGCATGCCAATTCTTCAATAAAAGCAGCTGCAATCTATTATGAGATTCTATTACCCCTCCTCCAGTTTTTGACAGAGGAAAATCCGGCGGAAAACTGA